In Strigops habroptila isolate Jane chromosome 6, bStrHab1.2.pri, whole genome shotgun sequence, a single genomic region encodes these proteins:
- the CCNC gene encoding cyclin-C isoform X2 produces MAPTCVFLASKVEEFGVVSNTRLISAATSVLKTRFSYAFPKEFPYRMNHILECEFYLLELMDCCLIVYHPYRPLLQYVQDMGQEDMLLPLAWRIVNDTYRTDLCLLYPPFMIALACLHVACVVQQKDARQWFAELSVDMEKILEIIRVILKLYEQWKNFDERKEMATILSKMPKPKPPPNSEGEQGPNGSQNSSYSQS; encoded by the exons ATGGCTCCTACGTGTGTGTTTTTGGCATCCAAAGTAGAG gaatttGGTGTTGTTTCAAATACAAGGTTGATTTCTGCTGCTACTTCTGTAT TGAAAACTAGGTTTTCGTATGCCTTTCCGAAGGAGTTTCCTTATAGGATGAACCAT ataCTAGAATGTGAATTCTATCTCTTAGAATTAATG GACTGCTGTTTGATAGTATATCATCCTTATAGACCTTTGCTCCAATATGTGCAAGATATGGGCCAAGAAGACATGCTGCTACCTCTCGCATG GAGGATAGTGAATGACACATATAGAACTGATCTTTGTCTGCTGTACCCTCCTTTCATGATAGCTCTAG CTTGCCTACACGTGGCCTGTGTTGTCCAGCAGAAGGATGCAAGGCAATGGTTTGCTGAGCTGTCTGTTGATATGGAAAAG ATTTTAGAAATAATCAGGGTTATTCTGAAGCTGTATGAGCAGTGGAAGAACTTTGATGAGAGGAAAGAGATGGCTACTATTCTTAGTAAAATGcctaaaccaaaaccacctccAAACAG tGAAGGAGAACAGGGTCCAAATGGTAGCCAGAACTCTAGTTATAGCCAATCTTAA
- the TSTD3 gene encoding thiosulfate sulfurtransferase/rhodanese-like domain-containing protein 3 isoform X1, translating into MGLGGWWRALRAASGGWWPAAAPGEAGTQGAERSGGWGAPCPGAGGGASRSLCTGGAPSLSYQQLKDLKKTSVLHIDVRERWEVDRSGKIPASINIPLGELVEALQMDPMEFKERYNQKMPSRSDPVVFSCLAGTRSKQALGVAMSLGFSRVQQYAGGFEDWVKHEPPETK; encoded by the exons ATGGGGTTGGGGGGCTGGTGGCGGGCGCTGCGGGCGGCGAGCGGCGGCTGGTGGCCGGCGGCAGCGCCCGGTGAGGCGGGGACGCAgggggcggagcggagcggcggCTGGGGGGCCCCGT GTCCCGGGGCCGGAGGAGGCGCCAGCCGCAGCCTCTGCACCGGCGGGGCGCCGAGCCTGTCCTACCAACAGCTCAAAGACTTGAAGAAGACCAGCGTTCTCCACATAGACGTGCGGGAGCGGTGGGAGGTCGACAGATCTGGGAAAATCCCAGCGTCCATCAACATACCGC TGGGTGAATTAGTGGAAGCTCTACAAATGGACCCAATGGAGTTCAAGGAACGGTACAATCAAAAGATGCCGTCCAGGTCGGACCCTGTGGTTTTCTCCTGTTTGGCAGGAACAAGAAGTAAACAAGCACTTGGTGTTGCCATGTCTTTGGGTTTCAGCAG AGTTCAGCAATATGCTGGTGGCTTTGAGGACTGGGTAAAACATGAACCTCCAGAGACAAAATGA
- the TSTD3 gene encoding thiosulfate sulfurtransferase/rhodanese-like domain-containing protein 3 isoform X2: MGLGGWWRALRAASGGWWPAAAPGPGAGGGASRSLCTGGAPSLSYQQLKDLKKTSVLHIDVRERWEVDRSGKIPASINIPLGELVEALQMDPMEFKERYNQKMPSRSDPVVFSCLAGTRSKQALGVAMSLGFSRVQQYAGGFEDWVKHEPPETK; the protein is encoded by the exons ATGGGGTTGGGGGGCTGGTGGCGGGCGCTGCGGGCGGCGAGCGGCGGCTGGTGGCCGGCGGCAGCGCCCG GTCCCGGGGCCGGAGGAGGCGCCAGCCGCAGCCTCTGCACCGGCGGGGCGCCGAGCCTGTCCTACCAACAGCTCAAAGACTTGAAGAAGACCAGCGTTCTCCACATAGACGTGCGGGAGCGGTGGGAGGTCGACAGATCTGGGAAAATCCCAGCGTCCATCAACATACCGC TGGGTGAATTAGTGGAAGCTCTACAAATGGACCCAATGGAGTTCAAGGAACGGTACAATCAAAAGATGCCGTCCAGGTCGGACCCTGTGGTTTTCTCCTGTTTGGCAGGAACAAGAAGTAAACAAGCACTTGGTGTTGCCATGTCTTTGGGTTTCAGCAG AGTTCAGCAATATGCTGGTGGCTTTGAGGACTGGGTAAAACATGAACCTCCAGAGACAAAATGA